The DNA sequence AAATTCTAAgtactgtatatattttgtcAGATGTTAAAGGGTTAAACAGAGCTCCATCTGCCAAATAGAGCTCATTTCAGTACCTGAGCCATAAAAATGTCTCAATGTATTCCATATTTTGGCACTGATTTCAAAtgatttcttctgctttttatcTAAGGGGTATCTAAGGTTGAGGATCTATGAACAATCTGAGAAAGCCATGGAGTAATCGAAAGGTATTTTAATATAGCTCcttattctgtattatgtcaTTTAGAAGGTATAGTTACTGTGTCATTCATTTTCTCTTTATGAACTCATGACAAAATAACATGCACGGTGTTACTGAACTGTGAGTCCAGGCAGACAGGAGCGCTGATATATATAATATGGATTATATTTAGTAAGTCTGTGTTTCTGAGGGAACCAAGAGAGAtgggacaaaacaaaaactgagccaCTTTGATACTGAGTTTTGACAGTTCTGCCTTGAGAGAGACTTCTTCTTGGTAATTTAGATTTATAAACTGGGCAAAACAACAATAGAATGCTATATTTATGAATATTAAGAACTCAGGTCCCAGTGATCCTGTCAGAGGTTCTCCCATACTTAGTTTTTCTTATTCAAATCATCTTACAACATTATCTTTGTATTaattaagaaagaaaacatgtaaaatgtttaTGTCTGGAAATGAATTAATATATCGGTTGAAAACAAAGAGCAGTTGCCCTTTGCTGACACTAAGTCACCAACATCAACTATTTTGGTCCATTTAGAAATAATTACCATCCACaatcacacacaaagacaatagTGCTGCtgttaatgtaataaaaatacacGATGAGTGcaaaaatgtgactgaattcagaaagaaacagaaataaaacataaacatttcTACACTAGTATTACATGTAACTTAATTTTACTTCATCTAGACCCCTGGAGCCCTACACTGACTTTACAATTAGCTATTGGCAATTTGGTTAATTGCTAATTTGCTACAAACTATAATGTGCTCCACTGAAGCATAGCATCAGTGAAGGTAGGTCCTACATGGTTACCTGATCTTATACCTCTGTGTTGCACTTACACTTTGTCagaactttattattattattattattatgtaggTCTGTCCTGCTACATTTCCTtgattaaattagattttttttaaaagagacgTTGAAATCTGCTGGTAGTTAATAGTTCCTGGGGAAGTAATGAAAGTGCACGATTGTTTGCTCCCTGCATGGTAAAAGTCAACAGCTGTCTGACTTCATCCTGCCAAACCTCTGTTATAAATGGTGAAGTCTCCAAGCTAAGGCCAAGAGATGTCACCACTGTCACAACAGCTGTATTAACGGCAAGTAAACAACCTTAACAATCAcaattaaccctcatgttgccCTGCGGGTCAATACTGAccccttttaaagtttgaaaatgtgggaaaaaaaatatattttcacagtgaaaacttctgatgtccaccttttaaacatttttgggaaatctttgaacattttttgtgggaaaaaagaaatgctaaaaatgtttcttaagagtattcacaaaaaaatctgtatatatatatatatatgtatctatatatgtaatcactttagatatttttaggatattttggaagatttttactcattttttgaaaacatttacaagaattttcttgccaaatgtgggggatttttttttttaaataaaacttttaagggaaagttttaaggaattattggaattttcttcctgaaggttttgcaaatttttagaacagACAACAGTAGGGTTAACAGAGTTGTTAAGTAACCTAATAAGTTGTTGATATAAAATCCAGCTAATCTCTACCTGTGAGGACGGCAGCTTTGTCTCTCTGCGGTCCAGGGTGTGTCTGGTACATGTCGGCTCGGTCCCTCTGTGGCTCCAGCAGGGTTTGGTACAGATCCTGGCTGTCCCTGTGGGGCTGAGACAGGTCTAAGTGCTCCAGGTCAGAGTCCAGCTCCCGGGCTCTCCTTTCCAACTCCGTCAGGCTGAGCTCCGAGGCTGCCGAGGACGGAGGATGGGACCCTCCAAACCCGACCGGGGGCCTGAGGAGAGGCCAACGCTGCAGGGAGCCTGAGAAGGAATCTGTAtcacctcctccctctgctcctccttTTTCCCAGCCGTCGTCCCACAGTGTGTTCACCATATCAAGGACATCATCCCAActctccatccctccttcctccccagGTGGTCCTgcttctcctccctccatctctccttcTTCTGTCTGTAATGTCGCCACCACCTCCTGAAACTCTTGTCCATGCGGGTCTTGTATCTCAACCATCACCTTCATACCTCTGCCTTCCACTTTTTCAGTTATTATCTctatatttctgtctttctttacttctttgtctttgtttacattttcttggACTTTTTCTTCAAcccttttttccaccttttcctgttttctctcttccacCAGCCCCACACCAACAGtagtcttttctttctctttaatcattttctcttcttttttgtctttctcttctctcctctcctcactcTTCTCTTCCTTATTCTTCCTCTCTTCCCTCTCAGTCTTCTCCTTAGTCTGTTCTCCTTGTTTTTCCTTGCTTCTGGATCTCCTGGGTTCTTCTTGCTCTCTGCAGACCCTCCAGTGCTCCAAGTTCTGCTCCTTCAGGGAAGCCCTGCCCACCAAACTGGTTCCCTGTCCTGGTTCTACATGAGAGGGTTCTTTAAGTGAACACCGTCCCACAATGCTTGTAGCGTTCAGTACAGTTGATAATGGGTTCTCTGAGAAGTGTCCTGAACGGTGGAGGTGGCCAAGTGGACGCCTCTTCTCTAACGCTGAAAGGACAGAAGGGAGAGGGGGGAGAATAGGGAGGTTGTGGAGTGCCCCTCCCTGACGAACAGTCCTCTTTCTCACAATGATCCGGCGAGGCCATGTGGACTCAATGCCTTCAGCTGGGACTGTGGATTCAAGACCTACAAGCCCTCTGCTCTGTCGAGGGCTGGCTACACCTGGGCGAAGGCCTGTGGCTGTGCCAGGTCGAGTCCTGGAGCTGGATTTCGATGATTTGGACTTGTGAGATCTTGAGCTTTTCTCTACATGGCCAGATTCAACTTTGTCAATGTCCAAAGGCTTTTTCTCAGATTGATCTGCAGGGGCAACATCAGTTTTATCTGCAGCCACAACACTTATTTGAGCTTTATCTGTAGTTCTAGTGCTGTTCTTGACTTCACTGACAACCCCAGTCTCACTGTTATTCTTATTCCCAGTCGCATTACCAATCCCAGCTTCCAGTGCTGCCTCAGGCTTAGATGTTAGAACAATCTGAACATCTGTCTCAGCTTTAGCCTCTGCTCTGGATTCTGCTGCTAAATCAACCTCATTCGTAACTTTACCTACAACTTCAGCTTCTGCTTCAATCCTgttctcttcctgtcttgaacTAGCCTTAACTTCAACCCCTGTGTCAAGCTCTAGCTTCATCACTGGTCCAGATCTAGCCTCAACTTCAACTTTATCTTCAGGCCCAACCTTACTCTCAGGCTCACCCACAATTGAAGGTGTAACTTCAGCAATAGGTTCTGGCTTACTCACACCCCTTGCAGTTTTTTCTCCACACTTTGTGCTTCCCCTGTGTCCCTCTTTGTTCATAGCTGGAGCCATGTTTTGTATCTCCACACCTGATTGGACTTTTCCTTCTAAATCTCGACCCCCTGGTCTTGTTTTCACCTGGGAGCCCATTCTTGTTTCAGGCACATTTTTAATGCTAGCCCTGGAGCCATTGTCGTACTTGCTCCAGTTTTCAGCTCTATGGTGTTCTTGTATTACAGCCCTGATTTCAGCCTCAGACATGTTTCCAACACTTACTTCACTCACTAACCTCGGCCCACACCCATGTTTACTGTCAACCAACACCAAACCTACACCCCCATTATCGTACTTAGTGGCCatccctccacctccactgtCAGGGCCCACCTTTGACCCAGCTCTATTCCTACCCACTGCTCCAGTGCCCATTCTGGGGGCAGCACTGGGGGAGGGTGAAGGTGAAGGCTGGGGGAGTAACAGGGGTGTTGTGTCTAGACCCTGATCTGGTTCTAAAAACACAGAGTCCCGGTCAGAACGCAGAGGAACCGGTCGGCCATACCCGAAGGTTCCAAATGatgtctccctcctctccctttctcttgctctctccctctccagcctccctctctccctctctctttcccaCTCTCGCTGGGCCCACCCTCGTTCcatctctctttccctctccctctcccactCCCTTTCTCGCTCACTGCGgccccatcctcctcctcgaTCCCTCAAGTCCTGCTCCAGGTCGTGAGCAGACAGTTGGACCAGCGGGGCTCGGTAGGGTGATCGTCTGAGCTCATGGGGCGGTGACAGCCTCAGGCTCTGGGTTTGGGAGTAATGCCTCGGCTGGATAACGTGGGGAGGGGAACAGCGCAAGCTCTGAGTCTGACTGGGGCGAGGTTTGGCAGGGGAGAAGAAGACTGGAGTATGGTAACCTGAGGAGAGGGGTGAGCCAGAGAAAGGTGAGATTAGGGGGGAGGTAAGGGAGGAGGACTGGCCTCCAGGAGTGGGGTAATGCCCTGGGTTCAGatatcctcctcctctctccatcaTCTCAGCTGTAGTCAGCTCTAAACACTCCAGGTGTTTTGGAGGTGTCAAGACTTTCCAGGAATGCCGACCATCTCTGCTCTTTGTGCTGTCTccatggtgatggtggtggtgatggtggtgttTCTTtgacgaggaggaggacacTCCTGGAGCTGAGAACGATGACACAGAGGGAGAAACTGATCGAGGAAAACGTCCTGGTGAATGGCAGCCACCACTATCTGCATCCTGACCACCGAGTTTCAGCGAATCATAGATGGCTCTTTCATCCAGTCGCCGCACAAAGGAGGGGTTTGGAGTTAAGGAGCGGGGAGGATCGAACATGTCGGCGGGGGACCGGCTGACTCTGAGAGAGCCACTTGCAGAGTAGCAAAAACTCCCTTCTCCTCCACCGTCTCGCCGTACAGACCCTCCAGGGTGGTGGTGATGGCTGTCAATCTGCTGATTGATGCACATGGTGTCATAAATGGATCGCTGGGGTATGTAGCCATCTCCATATCCCCCTTCCATGCCCCCATCTCGCCCTCCCACTCCCCCATCCCCAGCTCCATGTTTCTCCAGGCAGCATGAGCTCTTCCTGAAACACCCTGGCCGGCTGAGAGGCTTGCCCATGATTGGTCGGATGGCTGACGGTGGGAGGGGTTGGTGGGAGGCACGTGTGAAGTTTGAAGAATGAATCGTGAAGTCCTTAGTTTTActaaatctagaaaaaaaaattgcttgcAAAATTACTTTCAGAATGTGCAAAATGCATGGGAACTGGTTTTGAAGAGGTCATAGCAAAATAAAAGGGAAATGTCACatccaacatttttttgtccttctttACTGAAGCATATTCCTTCTATTTTAATGAGAAGTCAGGAGAATCTTGTGACCAAAGTATGCAGCTCCTGCATAAAGATCCTTTTGTCAAATGTTCCATGATGTAAAAACAGTGTAAACAACATTATGTCCAAATGAAATTTGAAAATGGAATCCTACTTTCAGAAATATTCcagtaaaattttgaaaaaaaaaacagacaaaatatgtcCAGTTTTTATGTCCACaaggtttctgtttttagtgcaTCCTTTCTCCCATTCTCTTCCCGTCGTGATTGCATTTGTATTTATTCTGGCTGTTTATTGTTCTGGCTGTCTGCTCAGAGCCAATTAAATCTTTATCCAGCAGAGCATTAGTCCGTCAGACACAGAGCGACAGAAAGAGCGAGTACAGTGAATCCAGTCCAAGCTTCTTCTCTCATTCTGGCTGTGTTTGCTGATTGCCGTCCGCTTTCTGtggaaaataaagcaaataacaaaaattattTGAACCAAAGACAGCTTGAAAAAGTTTCTCCATACATATCAAAGTCAGTGTATATTAGCATATTTAGTATTAGGATATTAGTCTTTAATAGACAGTCTGTCTAATTACTGGGACACTCCGCCTAGTTTACTTGTCACGAAAAGTGTCACTCAACCTGTGAAAACATTTGCATAAAGTCCTGCATGGCTCTGGAGCTTTCTGAACTCTGAGAACATTAGCCTCATGTTGTGATCACATCTCAGCTTAAGACTTCACACTTTTACAAACCTGGCCTTTACTGCGCATTGGGAGTTTAAAGGAAGCACAGTGGAGCTGCATCAAGGGAATTATAGCATCAACTATACTAGAAAGCAAAAAGTCCAATATTCTCTGATGCTTTGATTGCAACCAATCATGTTTATTCTGTCTTTTATGAGTGTCCTAACTTAATCAAAGTTCAACATGAAATTAAATCCAACAGAGCTCACTTTTAACAAACAGGTGAGAGGAGCAGTGGGcggtcatttttgtaatttggtaTCCAAGACAACACCCTATTAATGCTGTCAGTACAGTTGTTGGTTAATCCTACAGGTTCATTTaataaaagttacattttgataacacaacacaacaacacaacaaaatataCACTTAATTTTACTTTTGTGGACAAGTATGTATATTTCAAAGAATGGGGTAAACCTTGATCTAAATCTGAAGCCttagtttgattattttttagtcAGTTTGTTGTATATTAAAGACCAACAATCTCACAAAtctaaagatggaaaaagactgatcacaactAAAGGCAAAAGCCTCACATGGTTTGTTTTCTCCCAAGGGTGGGCACAACTCTAAGCTCAATAATGTAACCTCAGGTTCATCGAAGTTCTCTACTTTAACATGACAATAATAAGAGCAGACCAACCATTTTCACAGCCAACTGTTCTCAAAGACAAGACCTGAGAAGATAAAATCTCAACTCATCcctcatttctttctctcagtGATGGCTGAACACCAAGCTAAATATGGATGCTCTAGGAATCCATTATGGAAGTGATATCTTAGAAGGACACACGCAACAAATCTTCAGTTCTCACAACCTAAAGGCTGAAATGCTCCGCaaggaaatggaaaatgtgCTTCGAGTATAACTTTAGATTTTCCTCCCAAAAACTGCCTAAACGCTAAGATGGAGCCCAGCTTGGGCAAATCCCTTTGAACAATTTCACAGACGTTGTATCTTAGGACATATAACATACCAGCAGCGC is a window from the Amphiprion ocellaris isolate individual 3 ecotype Okinawa chromosome 20, ASM2253959v1, whole genome shotgun sequence genome containing:
- the LOC111571040 gene encoding uncharacterized protein LOC111571040, producing the protein MGKPLSRPGCFRKSSCCLEKHGAGDGGVGGRDGGMEGGYGDGYIPQRSIYDTMCINQQIDSHHHHPGGSVRRDGGGEGSFCYSASGSLRVSRSPADMFDPPRSLTPNPSFVRRLDERAIYDSLKLGGQDADSGGCHSPGRFPRSVSPSVSSFSAPGVSSSSSKKHHHHHHHHHGDSTKSRDGRHSWKVLTPPKHLECLELTTAEMMERGGGYLNPGHYPTPGGQSSSLTSPLISPFSGSPLSSGYHTPVFFSPAKPRPSQTQSLRCSPPHVIQPRHYSQTQSLRLSPPHELRRSPYRAPLVQLSAHDLEQDLRDRGGGWGRSEREREWEREREREMERGWAQREWERERERGRLERERARERERRETSFGTFGYGRPVPLRSDRDSVFLEPDQGLDTTPLLLPQPSPSPSPSAAPRMGTGAVGRNRAGSKVGPDSGGGGMATKYDNGGVGLVLVDSKHGCGPRLVSEVSVGNMSEAEIRAVIQEHHRAENWSKYDNGSRASIKNVPETRMGSQVKTRPGGRDLEGKVQSGVEIQNMAPAMNKEGHRGSTKCGEKTARGVSKPEPIAEVTPSIVGEPESKVGPEDKVEVEARSGPVMKLELDTGVEVKASSRQEENRIEAEAEVVGKVTNEVDLAAESRAEAKAETDVQIVLTSKPEAALEAGIGNATGNKNNSETGVVSEVKNSTRTTDKAQISVVAADKTDVAPADQSEKKPLDIDKVESGHVEKSSRSHKSKSSKSSSRTRPGTATGLRPGVASPRQSRGLVGLESTVPAEGIESTWPRRIIVRKRTVRQGGALHNLPILPPLPSVLSALEKRRPLGHLHRSGHFSENPLSTVLNATSIVGRCSLKEPSHVEPGQGTSLVGRASLKEQNLEHWRVCREQEEPRRSRSKEKQGEQTKEKTEREERKNKEEKSEERREEKDKKEEKMIKEKEKTTVGVGLVEERKQEKVEKRVEEKVQENVNKDKEVKKDRNIEIITEKVEGRGMKVMVEIQDPHGQEFQEVVATLQTEEGEMEGGEAGPPGEEGGMESWDDVLDMVNTLWDDGWEKGGAEGGGDTDSFSGSLQRWPLLRPPVGFGGSHPPSSAASELSLTELERRARELDSDLEHLDLSQPHRDSQDLYQTLLEPQRDRADMYQTHPGPQRDKAAVLTGVGSRSQVSLELTAMASPATDTDRSPADWSARSAGTSTVGTSSTKEDSSPDSNLTLESDSSGVFLSLSNQSQEEAGSDSDQPISGSDLGSSSTSLEKDGDDGGLKEWGREESSELQWCYPSLLHTSSHDDFEGDGEREEGDHGKMGGEEERGKDEYVRKDGKIGVVSVMKSQLERSVIKSSVTVNVPQSEELPPRKKVTLMGVDSPLPLSPSKQSIKHLLDPDQKPIRSSGLDCGDIDPFVQSDSFVYLAVSSGRSASKGEVTTVTEVSAHDAKPDSVQQHTDAYSPKTHVSLPSMERDTKPTHLTPQKPEEGDFLCTDSFVYLAAPACLLLGPAGSAPYGGKESDSESSGSGPVDLSVLGCGSVTGDSDWDSDLSDSDPSRSSRISAVGSKSAGVARPKRLPTEPDWDLFGEATEPEVLSELFTEQDRNNNGRAGKVAGVTTSMAATSAVPTATQPVTPPVKRAATVDQSTTKKVTWQFKPAQRSVCTGSRKEKDREGTSSSRFTELGPSPSSSSSSSSSPSSSSSG